A window of the Cannabis sativa cultivar Pink pepper isolate KNU-18-1 chromosome X, ASM2916894v1, whole genome shotgun sequence genome harbors these coding sequences:
- the LOC133032392 gene encoding uncharacterized protein LOC133032392, with product MKNRKAEKGGQYDGWYRALGCPWVFTVWFYECCPAMVNSFCKRVSSSIPVIPNRSNTIVTKNPTLRDLKGKIFDLPLEKLKIKNMRPTDEERQQLQLDGLFLDESIDERGVAKQSFEGGSSSKKSDSADIDWMKSKLEMLSSNQSSLAEDFISLRCFVDFNFKSVMTVIKDIQEKVNAIHRRPSDEGKSSDELVTQDSDDDPDDDDDDDDDAEDDEKQLPDPENIDSDSDDGGELVKVGGDADDADKGDESRLKGDDFFDGLSQLVIDDDQVVLAGLEAVAKINVPAPNPDVVGEKSDALHTDEETEDTVSDTPLLDKRKRAPALKSPFVDFGSADVGSTPMELMSSGSQSAGDDRDFKMVTYVKGLYALNDAFADPVSTEIEAKFDSWIGEGLLKHPRHYNCYEDGAKKFTPGFRLGVDYVEDKTWFYHLATCDMFMNDSHMNTIFYYLRKKGKYSSAVTLNFATTDCLFDDSIQALYHKFNKAKSMKTKMSHIHAAHPIAHYIRGMRIPCSKPWYEADHVLFIINLRRESHWVFGRLDVHERTLFLYNSLRTAKMNAAARNAMKAYSVDCGAYVAAFAEFFIHGKDVPADFDIEAYRTRLASLFYSYGQRKIDESIDSEDEKQTKSSKASKLKK from the exons atgaaaaatagaaaggcagagaagggaggccaatatgatggctggtatagggcattgggatgtccttgggtttttactgtttggttttatgaatgCTGTCCTGCAATGGTGAACTCTTTCTGTAAGAGAGTTTCATCTTCTATTCCCGTGATTCCGAACCGGAGCAACACCAtcgtcaccaaaaatccaacccTTCGAGACTTGAAGGGCAAGATTTTTGATTTACCTTTGGAGAAG TTGAAGATAAAAAACATGCGTCCTACTGATGAAGAGAGGCAGCAGCTTCAACTTGACGGTCTATTTCTCGatgaatctattgatgaacGTGGTGTAGCGAAGCAATCCTTCGAGGGTGGCTCATCTTCAAAGAAGTCTGATTCAGCAGATATTGATTGGATGAAATCTAAGCTGGAGATGCTCAGTTCGAATCAATCATCATTGGCCGAGGACTTCATTTCGttgaggtgttttgttgattttaatttcaaatccgtaatgactgtaattaaggatatccaagagaaggttaatgccattcatcgtcgtccttctgacgag ggaaagtcatcggatgaattagtaactcaagattctgatgatgatcctgatgatgatgatgatgatgatgatgatgccgaggatgatgagaagcaattgcctgatccagaaaatattgattccgactccgacgatggtggtgagttggttaaagttggTGGGGATGCTGATGATGCTGACAAG GGCGATGAGTCTCGATTGAAGGGGGACGATTTCTTTGATGGGTTGAGCCAGCTTGTAATAGATGATGATCAAGTTGTGTTGGCTGGCTTGGAGGCTGTTGCTAAAATCAAT gtCCCCGCACCCAATCCAGATGTTGTTGGTGAAAAGTCAGATGCCCTTCATACTGATGAAGAAACTGAGGATACTGTCTCTGATACACCTCTGTTGGATAAGAGGAAGCGTGCTCCGGCCTTGAAATCTCCATTTGTTGATTTCGGGTCTGCTGATGTCGGGAGCACTCCAATGGAGCTTATGTCCTCAGGTTCTCAGTCTGCTGGGGATGATAGGGATTTCAAAATGGTGACTTATGTGAAGGGCCTTTATGCTCTTAATGATGCTTTTGCTGATCCCGTATCTACCGAGATTGAGGCAAAATTTGACTCTTGGATTGGTGAAGGATTGCTTAAACATCCCAG gcattataattgttatgaagacggcgcaaagaaatttaccccgggttttaggctaggtgttgattatgttgaGGATAAAACTTGGTTTTACCATTTGGCCACATGCGACATGTTTATGAACGACTCG catatgaacaccatattctattaccttcggAAAAAAGGTAAGTATTCTTCCGCTGTGACGTTGAATTTCGCAACCACTGATTGTCTTTTTGATGATTCCATCCAAGCATTGTACCACAAATTTAACAAGGCCAAGTCAATGAAGACTAAGATGTCACACATTCACGCTGCCCACCCAATTGCGCATTACATCCGAGGTATGCGCATTCCCTGTTCCAAGCCTTGGTATGAAGCCGATCACGTGCTTTTCATCATCAATTTAAGAAGGGAAAGTCATTGGGTTTTTGGGCGTCTTGACGTGCACGAAAGGACGTTATTTCTGTACAATTCTTTGAGAACCGCGAAGATGAATGCCGCAGCTAGGAATGCGATGAAGGCTTATTCCGT TGATTGTGGAGCATATGTTGCTGCCTTTGCTGAATTCTTTATACACGGAAAGGATGTCCCTGCAGACTTTGACATCGAAGCTTATCGAACCCGACTTGCTTCACTTTTCTACTCGTACGGACAAAGGAAAATTGACGAAAGTATTGACAGCGAGGATGAGAAGCAAACCAAGTCTTCTAAGGCATCTAAATTGAAGAAATAG